A section of the Thermotoga caldifontis AZM44c09 genome encodes:
- a CDS encoding HEAT repeat domain-containing protein has protein sequence MDMNDDVEKLVERIMTEKGVEAIPNLINLLTDEDEKVREIVLQIIYRFGDSARPILLQKYREHLKAGQQNDVVLLYLVDILSDLGEASIKKDLMNLLCRYDDETAQLVIYEAMCKLGDGERILDVLSYYLLEDEYREELATQVIMALSHVPTFRTVEVLAKAYEDERFTEDIRKDIVQAIAMVTMKDPGLWEHFEKVASEDLVSQVKNFTR, from the coding sequence ATGGATATGAACGACGATGTCGAAAAACTGGTTGAGAGGATAATGACGGAAAAGGGTGTCGAAGCCATTCCCAACCTGATAAACCTGCTCACGGACGAGGACGAGAAGGTTAGAGAGATCGTTCTGCAGATCATTTACAGATTCGGTGATTCGGCGCGACCGATTCTGTTGCAGAAGTACAGAGAACATTTGAAGGCAGGTCAGCAGAACGACGTGGTACTGCTCTATCTTGTGGACATTCTCTCAGACCTGGGTGAAGCGAGTATAAAGAAGGATTTGATGAACCTGTTGTGCAGGTACGACGATGAAACTGCTCAGCTCGTCATATACGAAGCGATGTGCAAACTCGGAGACGGTGAGAGGATACTCGACGTGCTCTCTTACTATCTGCTCGAAGACGAGTACAGAGAGGAACTCGCAACCCAGGTGATCATGGCGCTGTCTCACGTTCCAACGTTCCGAACGGTGGAAGTGCTCGCGAAGGCGTACGAAGATGAACGGTTCACGGAAGACATAAGGAAAGACATCGTCCAGGCCATCGCCATGGTGACCATGAAAGATCCCGGGCTCTGGGAACACTTCGAGAAAGTGGCGAGTGAGGATCTGGTTTCGCAGGTGAAGAACTTCACGCGGTGA